In a genomic window of Halobiforma lacisalsi AJ5:
- the wecB gene encoding non-hydrolyzing UDP-N-acetylglucosamine 2-epimerase, which yields MRVCSIVGARPQFVKAAVVSRKLRDVGEEVLVHTGQHYDEEMSDVFFEELDIPEPDYNLGVQSDTHGRQTAKMIAALEPVLEEVSPDALLLYGDTNSTLAGAIVGAKRDVAVAHVEAGLRSDDREMPEEINRIMTDHASELCFAPSEAAVRNLAQEGISEGVYWTGDVMYDALLEARERSQEASTILENLGLENGEFVLATVHRQRNTDVRENLESIVSALADAPLPVVFPAHPRTVERLREYGLWERTTDALEVIEPQGYLDFVRLLDAAERIATDSGGVQKEAFFLETRCITLRSETEWVETVDAGWNRLVGSDADRIRDALATDWDPDSHPRPYGDGLASRRIVTLLRREIDGEVEVEDVEIDEPTRGIEAVPLD from the coding sequence ATGCGCGTCTGTTCGATCGTCGGAGCCCGTCCCCAGTTCGTCAAGGCCGCGGTCGTCTCCAGAAAGCTCCGCGACGTCGGCGAGGAGGTGCTGGTCCACACCGGGCAACACTACGACGAGGAGATGTCCGACGTCTTCTTCGAGGAACTCGACATCCCCGAGCCCGACTACAACCTGGGGGTCCAGTCGGACACCCACGGACGCCAGACCGCGAAGATGATCGCCGCACTCGAGCCCGTATTGGAGGAGGTCTCCCCGGACGCACTCCTGCTGTACGGCGACACGAACTCGACGCTTGCGGGGGCGATCGTCGGCGCGAAACGCGACGTCGCGGTCGCCCACGTCGAGGCGGGCCTCCGGAGCGACGACCGGGAGATGCCCGAAGAGATCAACCGGATCATGACCGACCACGCCTCGGAACTGTGTTTCGCCCCGAGCGAGGCGGCCGTCCGGAACCTCGCCCAGGAGGGGATCTCCGAGGGCGTCTACTGGACCGGCGACGTGATGTACGACGCCCTGCTCGAGGCCCGCGAGCGGTCACAGGAGGCCTCGACGATCCTCGAGAATCTCGGCCTCGAGAACGGCGAGTTCGTCCTGGCGACGGTCCACCGGCAGCGCAACACCGACGTCAGGGAGAACCTCGAGTCGATCGTCTCGGCGCTTGCCGACGCGCCGCTGCCGGTCGTCTTCCCGGCGCATCCGCGGACCGTCGAACGGCTCCGCGAGTACGGGCTCTGGGAGCGGACGACCGACGCGCTCGAGGTGATCGAACCGCAGGGGTATCTCGACTTCGTCCGGTTGCTCGACGCGGCCGAGCGGATCGCGACGGACTCGGGCGGCGTCCAGAAGGAGGCGTTTTTCCTCGAGACGCGGTGTATCACGCTGCGGTCCGAGACCGAGTGGGTCGAGACGGTCGACGCGGGCTGGAACCGGCTCGTCGGCTCCGACGCCGACCGGATTCGGGACGCGCTCGCGACCGACTGGGATCCCGACTCACATCCCAGGCCCTACGGCGATGGGCTGGCGAGTCGACGGATCGTTACGCTACTCCGGCGGGAAATCGACGGTGAGGTCGAGGTCGAGGACGTCGAGATCGACGAACCGACTCGGGGAATCGAAGCGGTGCCACTGGACTGA
- a CDS encoding outer membrane protein assembly factor BamB family protein → MGLSRRAAITTGGTLLFGAAIYPTSVVANEDESGIDWRSFGGDDGNTGYNSSARVPKENISELWRFDEFPDFPSGPAVADGMVYFGTFGGEVLGVEASSGQERWRTRLSEELGDIPDDVPTPAVADGSVYLGSKSGQVFSLDTTTGKVDWKRNAGSEITTPVEVSDGRVYAVANGVTAMDAESGDEIWEFSEDYFFDSGLAVVDGTVYVGSTGGTMYALNSDDGSVVWKSDVGDEVRAPPAVADGTVYIGTDAGDLFALDTADGSPRWTTNLDQELYTSPAVSEELVFAGGETGSGFYAIDRSSGSVEWEAKISEKRNNVRASPAVADGVVFITDGDLRAIDIESGEDIWRYPRGDFISSPPAVVDGAVLVGNWDASMYAISNEQLKERITELQPPSSEDSSSSPSEDTSSSTSGDTSSSSSSSETERSSESSEPSTSATEEPVQRGFLSNGNDEQFGMLSDPFLLTVGGFALSVIGVLHSMIGGK, encoded by the coding sequence ATGGGACTAAGCCGAAGAGCAGCCATTACGACAGGGGGAACGCTCCTATTCGGAGCAGCAATATATCCGACGTCCGTCGTCGCTAACGAGGACGAATCGGGCATAGATTGGCGATCCTTCGGGGGAGACGATGGGAATACGGGCTACAATTCGAGCGCTCGTGTACCGAAGGAGAATATCAGCGAACTGTGGAGGTTCGACGAATTCCCTGACTTTCCTTCGGGACCTGCAGTGGCGGACGGGATGGTGTACTTCGGTACCTTTGGAGGAGAGGTGTTGGGTGTCGAAGCATCGAGCGGGCAAGAAAGATGGCGCACGAGGTTGAGCGAAGAGCTAGGGGATATCCCAGACGACGTACCAACACCGGCCGTGGCTGATGGATCGGTTTATCTGGGATCGAAGAGCGGGCAGGTATTTTCGCTCGATACGACGACGGGAAAAGTCGACTGGAAGCGAAATGCAGGTTCAGAGATTACGACGCCAGTCGAGGTTTCCGACGGTCGAGTGTACGCCGTAGCCAATGGAGTGACTGCGATGGATGCGGAGTCGGGGGACGAAATCTGGGAATTTTCCGAGGACTACTTTTTCGACTCCGGCCTCGCGGTCGTCGATGGGACGGTCTACGTCGGCAGTACTGGAGGGACGATGTATGCTTTGAACTCGGACGACGGGTCCGTCGTTTGGAAATCCGACGTCGGTGATGAAGTTAGAGCCCCGCCGGCTGTAGCTGACGGAACAGTTTACATCGGGACGGACGCTGGCGATCTCTTCGCACTGGATACCGCGGATGGATCACCCAGATGGACTACCAACCTCGATCAGGAGTTGTATACCTCTCCTGCAGTTTCGGAAGAGTTGGTTTTCGCCGGTGGTGAAACGGGTTCCGGCTTTTACGCTATCGATCGGTCGAGTGGATCGGTTGAATGGGAGGCAAAAATATCTGAGAAGAGGAATAACGTCCGCGCATCCCCCGCAGTTGCTGACGGTGTCGTCTTCATCACCGATGGGGATCTACGGGCAATCGATATCGAGTCCGGCGAGGATATCTGGCGATACCCCCGGGGCGACTTCATTAGTTCGCCTCCGGCTGTCGTCGACGGTGCGGTTCTGGTAGGGAACTGGGACGCGAGTATGTATGCGATTTCTAACGAGCAACTGAAAGAGAGGATAACTGAGTTGCAACCACCCTCGTCCGAAGATTCCTCGTCGTCCCCGTCTGAAGATACCTCGTCGTCCACGTCCGGGGACACCTCTTCGTCCTCGAGTTCGTCCGAAACCGAACGATCTTCCGAGAGTAGTGAGCCGAGCACTAGCGCAACTGAAGAACCCGTGCAGCGTGGCTTCCTTTCGAACGGAAATGACGAACAGTTCGGCATGCTCAGCGACCCGTTCTTACTGACCGTCGGGGGGTTTGCACTCTCCGTGATCGGGGTACTCCATTCGATGATTGGGGGGAAGTAA
- a CDS encoding M14 family metallopeptidase — protein MRVAQIGSGTPEIAVLAGVHGDEPCGVRAVERLLEERPTVQRPVKLVVANENALERRVRFVDEDLNRVFPGDPDAETHERRLAHRLVEELEGCLTFSMHSTQSYADPFAIVDGVDETAARLCPQLPVTAMVETENFAEGRLMTEIDTIEVECGQQGSESAAQNANRLMRAFLTAVGVLPGDTVSRDLPVFRLTDVVPKEPADTYEVFVENFTEVEAGAPFAAADGNEQVADESFYPVLMSPYGYRDVFGYAAEKLEVLESPAAAD, from the coding sequence ATGAGAGTCGCACAGATCGGGTCGGGGACGCCGGAAATCGCGGTCCTCGCCGGCGTTCACGGCGACGAACCCTGCGGCGTCCGCGCGGTCGAACGGTTACTCGAGGAGCGGCCGACCGTCCAACGCCCCGTCAAACTCGTCGTCGCAAACGAGAACGCCCTCGAGCGACGCGTCCGATTCGTCGACGAGGACCTCAACCGGGTCTTCCCCGGCGATCCCGACGCGGAGACCCACGAGCGACGGCTCGCCCACCGCCTCGTCGAGGAACTCGAGGGCTGTCTCACGTTCTCGATGCACTCGACCCAGAGCTACGCGGATCCGTTCGCGATCGTCGATGGCGTCGACGAGACCGCGGCGAGACTGTGTCCGCAACTCCCGGTGACGGCGATGGTCGAGACGGAGAACTTCGCCGAGGGGCGGTTGATGACCGAGATCGACACGATCGAGGTCGAGTGTGGACAGCAGGGGTCGGAGTCGGCCGCCCAGAACGCGAACCGGCTGATGCGGGCGTTTCTCACCGCCGTCGGCGTGCTGCCCGGCGACACCGTCTCGCGTGATCTGCCAGTCTTCCGGCTCACCGACGTCGTGCCCAAGGAACCGGCCGACACCTACGAGGTATTCGTCGAGAACTTCACCGAAGTCGAGGCCGGAGCCCCGTTCGCGGCGGCCGACGGGAACGAACAGGTCGCCGACGAGTCGTTCTACCCCGTACTGATGTCACCCTACGGCTACCGGGACGTCTTCGGCTACGCCGCCGAGAAACTCGAGGTTCTCGAGTCGCCGGCGGCAGCCGATTGA
- a CDS encoding DUF309 domain-containing protein, which translates to MTDHTADPTVDPPPDRSDPPTGWLESEGRWKHATLRRATVHGVRLFNAGDYHESHDCFEDEWYNYGRGRTESAFLHGMVQVAAGAYKHNDFEDDDGMRSLFRTALQYLRGTPADYYGVDVLDVRTAVSNALEDPSYLDGWQIRLDAEYPTARQVDREYAASLDD; encoded by the coding sequence ATGACCGACCACACGGCGGACCCGACCGTCGATCCGCCGCCGGACCGCAGCGATCCGCCGACCGGCTGGCTCGAGTCCGAGGGCCGCTGGAAACACGCGACGCTCCGGCGGGCGACGGTCCACGGCGTCCGCCTGTTCAACGCCGGCGACTATCACGAGAGCCACGACTGTTTCGAGGACGAGTGGTACAACTACGGTCGCGGCCGAACCGAGAGCGCTTTCCTCCACGGAATGGTCCAGGTCGCCGCCGGCGCGTACAAACACAACGACTTCGAAGACGACGACGGGATGCGATCGCTGTTCCGGACGGCGCTGCAGTACCTCCGTGGGACGCCCGCCGACTACTACGGGGTCGACGTCCTCGACGTCCGGACGGCCGTCTCGAACGCCCTCGAGGATCCGTCTTACCTCGACGGGTGGCAGATCCGTCTCGACGCCGAGTACCCGACGGCGCGACAGGTCGACCGCGAGTACGCAGCGTCACTCGATGACTGA
- a CDS encoding PH domain-containing protein: MARGKPALWSALLGLPFLGAGAYLYWADIDFPSLLAVPFVLFGVFVLAMGMYVHVVAAPKSPTMRDGEELIDKRHPTQRVALVKVCIGLPLLAATTYLMFFTMVPYIYPTVTLLTGLYFFSTGLQIYWANSLTTYYLTNQRIVREYRLISLIRQEVPLDKVRGVEERKSITEALVGLGNIRVASGGGGGALEIVMRNMEMSTSFADRIREQV; encoded by the coding sequence GTGGCTCGAGGAAAACCCGCTCTCTGGAGTGCGCTGCTCGGGTTACCGTTCTTGGGCGCTGGCGCGTATCTGTATTGGGCAGATATCGATTTCCCATCGCTTCTCGCCGTCCCGTTCGTGCTGTTTGGCGTATTCGTTCTCGCAATGGGGATGTACGTCCACGTGGTGGCGGCCCCGAAATCCCCGACGATGCGAGACGGTGAAGAACTCATCGACAAACGTCACCCGACTCAGCGTGTTGCACTGGTGAAAGTGTGCATCGGCCTTCCGCTGCTCGCAGCTACCACGTACCTGATGTTTTTCACGATGGTTCCGTATATTTACCCGACAGTAACCCTTCTCACTGGACTCTACTTCTTCTCCACTGGATTACAGATATACTGGGCGAATAGTCTCACGACATACTATCTAACGAACCAGCGAATTGTGCGGGAGTATCGTCTCATATCCCTTATTCGGCAAGAAGTACCCCTCGATAAGGTTCGAGGGGTAGAAGAACGAAAGTCGATTACAGAAGCGTTAGTAGGCCTAGGCAATATACGGGTTGCAAGCGGTGGCGGTGGTGGTGCCCTCGAAATCGTAATGCGAAACATGGAGATGTCTACGAGTTTCGCCGATAGAATTCGCGAACAAGTGTAG
- a CDS encoding PQQ-dependent sugar dehydrogenase: MSPTRRRLLSAVGPISVSVAIAGCLDGFGGDSLELTTPEEAPGDDWTEPDWRPADGTPTEDDVDATTAVADLEVPWDLAFAGEDAFLTERDGGLRRFDAADLATGEELAPEDGEVVLEAGDLPDRAAPGEGGTLGVAVHPDYPESAVAFVSYTVDDGGFENRVVRCDLEGDDPDSDPDPEPTPILEGIPGATTHNGGRITFGPDSHLWVTTGDAQEPALAQDPGSLAGSVLRLTPGGDPAPGNPDWGADGDDRIYTLGHRNPQGIDFTPEGAPVIAEHGPAARDEVSVLRPGGNYGWPIVRGGPNDSEYGSYDDEDHDAATPPVLNTGPDETWAPSGLAFYADGAVGPWENHVLVCGLASETLYAVALRPGDGNGNGSGDSTGEEGHPHPADLPWLDDRLEATVTPLFEGRYGRLRHVEPGPDGSLYLLTSNLDGRAGGEFPRSGDDRVVRLEP; the protein is encoded by the coding sequence ATGTCCCCCACGCGCCGTCGACTGCTCTCCGCGGTCGGCCCGATCTCGGTCTCCGTCGCCATCGCCGGCTGTCTCGATGGATTCGGTGGCGACTCGCTCGAGTTGACCACCCCCGAAGAGGCGCCCGGAGACGACTGGACCGAACCCGACTGGCGACCCGCCGACGGAACGCCGACCGAGGACGACGTCGACGCGACGACCGCCGTCGCCGATCTCGAGGTGCCCTGGGACCTCGCGTTCGCGGGCGAGGATGCTTTCCTCACCGAACGCGACGGGGGACTGCGGCGGTTCGACGCCGCCGACCTCGCGACCGGGGAAGAACTCGCGCCCGAGGACGGCGAGGTCGTCCTCGAGGCGGGCGACCTGCCGGACCGCGCCGCACCGGGGGAGGGCGGCACCCTCGGCGTCGCCGTCCACCCCGACTACCCGGAGTCGGCGGTCGCGTTCGTCTCCTACACCGTCGACGACGGCGGGTTCGAGAACCGCGTCGTCCGGTGTGATCTCGAGGGGGACGACCCCGACTCCGATCCCGACCCCGAACCCACGCCGATCCTCGAGGGGATCCCGGGCGCGACGACACACAACGGCGGCCGGATCACGTTCGGCCCCGACAGTCATCTGTGGGTGACGACGGGCGACGCCCAGGAGCCGGCGCTCGCGCAGGATCCCGGCTCGCTTGCGGGAAGCGTCCTTCGGCTCACGCCCGGCGGCGATCCCGCGCCCGGGAACCCCGACTGGGGAGCCGACGGCGACGACCGGATCTACACGCTCGGCCATCGGAACCCCCAGGGGATCGACTTCACGCCCGAGGGAGCGCCGGTGATCGCCGAGCACGGCCCGGCCGCTCGAGACGAGGTATCCGTACTGCGACCGGGCGGGAACTACGGCTGGCCCATCGTCCGTGGCGGCCCGAACGATTCCGAGTACGGGAGTTACGACGACGAGGATCACGACGCTGCGACGCCGCCGGTGCTCAACACCGGGCCGGACGAGACGTGGGCCCCGTCGGGGCTGGCGTTCTACGCTGACGGTGCGGTCGGTCCGTGGGAGAATCACGTACTCGTCTGTGGGCTGGCCTCGGAGACGCTGTACGCGGTCGCCTTGCGTCCGGGAGACGGGAACGGGAACGGGAGCGGCGATTCAACCGGCGAGGAGGGCCACCCCCACCCCGCCGACCTCCCGTGGCTCGACGACCGCCTCGAGGCGACCGTCACTCCCCTGTTCGAGGGAAGGTACGGCCGCCTCCGCCACGTCGAACCCGGGCCGGACGGCTCACTGTACCTGCTGACGTCGAACCTGGACGGCCGCGCTGGCGGCGAGTTTCCCCGAAGCGGCGACGACCGCGTCGTTCGGCTCGAGCCGTAA
- a CDS encoding DUF7110 family protein: MSTEESRHVYRLHSTLELPLEDLRDHIEEAKYPDGIDDVEITRRNNTLILKAVAEDQSVSKYTPTAQLKASVTENRVYEEDPDERRQSFSWDEEEEEEIESELVEFAAFKGDRETVLQNSLLQYEMFLVLCEIAEAAEKGTLTAISERNGDLEATRIVEGEPRPADIEVVEGPRDHGSGETGVNWRDNKFISD; the protein is encoded by the coding sequence ATGTCAACTGAGGAATCCAGACACGTATATCGGTTGCATTCGACGCTCGAACTACCCCTCGAGGACCTTCGGGACCACATCGAGGAGGCAAAATACCCCGACGGTATCGACGACGTCGAGATCACACGGCGGAACAACACCCTGATTCTCAAGGCTGTCGCCGAGGATCAGTCCGTCAGCAAGTACACGCCGACCGCCCAGCTCAAGGCCAGCGTCACGGAGAACCGCGTCTACGAGGAGGATCCGGACGAGCGCCGACAGTCCTTCAGCTGGGACGAGGAAGAGGAAGAGGAGATCGAGTCCGAACTCGTCGAGTTCGCGGCGTTCAAGGGCGACCGGGAGACGGTCCTCCAGAACTCGCTGCTGCAGTATGAGATGTTTCTCGTCCTCTGTGAGATCGCCGAGGCAGCCGAGAAGGGAACGCTGACTGCCATTTCGGAGCGCAACGGCGACCTCGAGGCGACCCGGATCGTCGAGGGCGAGCCCCGGCCGGCCGACATCGAAGTCGTCGAGGGGCCGCGCGACCACGGCTCCGGCGAGACGGGCGTCAACTGGCGGGATAACAAGTTCATCAGCGACTGA
- a CDS encoding glutaredoxin family protein translates to MEFPPNQGLDQEEVNEQVAEALEDNEVVLFMKGTELMPQCGYSRKALGLIDQHRDEFETVDVLESLDEFRVALEDHSGWETIPQTFVDGEFVGGSDVLEELEERGELAETLNAE, encoded by the coding sequence ATGGAATTCCCACCGAACCAGGGACTCGACCAGGAGGAGGTCAACGAGCAGGTCGCCGAGGCGCTCGAGGACAACGAGGTCGTCCTCTTCATGAAGGGGACCGAACTCATGCCCCAGTGTGGCTACTCGCGAAAGGCGCTCGGGCTCATCGACCAGCACCGCGACGAGTTCGAGACGGTCGACGTCCTCGAGTCGCTAGACGAGTTCCGCGTCGCGCTCGAGGACCACAGCGGCTGGGAGACCATCCCGCAGACGTTCGTCGACGGGGAGTTCGTCGGTGGCTCGGACGTTCTCGAGGAACTCGAGGAACGCGGCGAACTGGCCGAGACGCTCAACGCGGAGTAA
- a CDS encoding deoxyhypusine synthase, with protein sequence MTDDSSRDHVVPGSDEDLETADVRGHDFRGDVDLSSLLESYETTGFQATHLAEAIDVVDRMQEEEATIYLTLTSNIVSSGLREVVAALVRDGYVDVVITTSGSLTEDVIKTAKPFKMGEWDADEVELRERGINRLGNIFVPSDRYVWLEEYLYEFFDDFFAEESIRTPTEFARELGATLEDEDSVLKQAADNDVPVYCPALTDAEVGNFLYYYRQRQDTDSDIGIEILDDYEKLIEDGMLADTTGLIAVGGGVPKHHAIMTNLFRGGADYAVYISTGMEGDGSLSGAPPNEAVSWGKIKDDTETNYAQVEAEATLVFPLLVAEAFYN encoded by the coding sequence ATGACCGACGATTCGTCCCGCGACCACGTCGTTCCGGGTAGCGACGAAGACCTGGAGACGGCGGACGTTCGCGGCCACGACTTCCGTGGCGACGTCGACCTGTCGTCGCTGCTCGAGTCCTACGAGACGACCGGCTTCCAGGCGACCCACCTCGCCGAAGCGATCGACGTCGTCGACCGGATGCAGGAGGAGGAGGCGACGATCTACCTCACGCTGACCTCGAATATCGTCTCCTCGGGGCTGCGCGAGGTCGTCGCCGCGCTCGTCCGCGACGGCTACGTCGACGTCGTCATCACTACCTCGGGGTCGCTGACCGAGGACGTCATCAAGACCGCCAAACCGTTCAAGATGGGCGAATGGGACGCCGACGAGGTCGAACTCCGGGAACGCGGAATCAACCGGCTCGGCAACATCTTCGTTCCCTCGGACCGGTACGTCTGGCTCGAGGAGTACCTCTATGAGTTCTTCGACGACTTCTTCGCCGAGGAGTCGATCCGCACGCCGACCGAGTTCGCCCGCGAACTCGGCGCGACCCTCGAGGACGAGGATTCGGTGCTCAAGCAGGCCGCGGACAACGACGTGCCGGTCTACTGTCCGGCGCTGACCGACGCCGAGGTCGGGAACTTCCTCTACTACTACCGGCAGCGACAGGACACGGACTCGGACATCGGCATCGAGATCTTAGACGACTACGAGAAGCTAATCGAGGACGGCATGCTCGCGGACACGACGGGTCTGATCGCCGTCGGCGGCGGCGTGCCGAAACACCACGCCATCATGACGAACCTCTTCCGCGGCGGCGCGGACTACGCCGTCTACATCTCGACGGGAATGGAAGGCGACGGCTCGCTGTCGGGCGCGCCGCCGAACGAGGCCGTCTCGTGGGGCAAGATCAAGGACGACACCGAGACGAACTACGCCCAGGTCGAGGCCGAGGCGACGCTGGTCTTCCCGCTGCTCGTGGCAGAAGCGTTCTACAACTGA